The uncultured Bacteroides sp. genomic sequence ATGTCATTGGATATACATAGTATTTATTAGGATAAGTACCTTCTTTCCCCATGTATCCCATGATGCTGGCGTTTGAGATGTCGAGTACTTCAAGCTTTGCCATGCTGTCACGCATCAGTTTAAAGTCCTTTGCATTGATTTTTCCGGTCAGTGTAAGATGAGTTATGTTGTTTGCTTCATCTTTAGTGAGTTGTTCTTTCAGCATTCCTGCTTTAGGAACGAAAAGAGTTTTGCTTACTGTTTGTGCTGATAACCCACAGACGATGAGACATAATAGAAAAAGTATTCCTAATTGTTTTATTTTCATGTGTTTATTTATTAAATTATTATTGATCAATTCCTTTCATACTAAGTTGAACCCGCTTTCTTCCCAAATCCACGCTCTCAACGCGCACCATTACTTGCTGATGGATGGATACAATTTCAGTTGGGTCGCTCACAAACTTATCTGCCAGTTGAGAGATGTGGACTAGTCCGTTCTCCTTGATTCCCACATCTACAAAACAGCCAAAGTTAGTGATGTTGGTTACAATACCCGGCAAAACCATCCCTTCTTGCAGATCATTGATGGTCTTCACATTCTTGTCGAACTCAAATACCTTGATGGTGGAGCGGGGATCTCTTCCCGGCTTCTCGAGCTCCTGCATAATATCGTTCAGCGTAGGCATTCCCACGGTAGGGGATACATATTTTTCCATCTTTATTTGGCTACGAAGTTCCTTGCTTTTAATCAACTCTTCCACGGTGCAATTCAAATCTTTGGCCATCTGTTCCACAATGTAGTAGCTTTCTGGGTGAACAGCCGAGTTGTCGAGCGGATTGCCTGCCTGCAGAATGCGAAGGAATCCGGCACACTGCTCAAAAGCTTTGGCTCCCATGCGGGGTACTTTCATCAGTTGCTTGCGAGAGTTGAATGCTCCGTTCTCCGTCCGGAAGTTTACAATATTCTGAGCCAGCTGTGGTCCCAGGCCGGAGATATATGTCAGCAGGTGAGTGCTGGCAGTATTCAGATTTACGCCCACCGAGTTTACGCAGTTCTCTACTGTTTGATCCAGTGATTTCTTTAGTTTACCCTGGTCTACATCGTGCTGATATTGCCCTACACCAATTGATTTTGGGTCAATCTTTACCAGTTCAGCTAGTGGGTCCATCAGCCGGCGACCGATGGAAACAGCACCACGCACCGTAACATCGTATTCCGGAAACTCATCCCTGGCTGTTTTAGAAGCAGAGTAGATAGATGCACCGTTTTCGCTTACTACGAATACCTGTACTTCACGGTCAAAACGCAGGGAAGTGACAAATGCTTCTGTCTCACGGCTTGCCGTACCATTACCAATGGCAATGGCTTGTATATCATAAGCTTCCACAAGCTTGGTTACTTTTTTGGAAGCCATTAGTTTCTCATTCTGAGGTGGGTGAGGATAGATGGCCTCGTTGTGAAGCAAGTTTCCTTGCGCATCCAGACAGACCAGTTTGCAGCCGGTGCGGTATCCCGGATCTAGCCCCAACACCCTTTTCTGCCCCAACGGAGGAGCCAGAAGAAGTTGGCGAAGATTCTCGGCAAATACACGGATGGCTTCAGCATCAGCCATTTCTTTGGAAACTCCTGAGAATTCTGTTTCAATAGATGGTTTTAATAAACGCTTATATCCGTCCTTTACCGCCTCTGCAACTTGTGCACCGCAAGTATTGTTGTTGCGTACGTACAGTCGTTCCAATCGTTCGGTACATTCTTCATCATCGGGAGAAATGTCCACTTTCAGTAAGCCTTCCGCTTCTGCCCGCCTGATAGCCAACAGTCTGTGGGAAGTGCAACGCTTCAATGGCTCCGAGAAATCAAAATAATCCTGGTATTTGGCAGCTTCCTCTTCCTTACCTTTCACCACTTTAGCGGTAATAATAGCCTGTCTGTTGAACTGATTACGCACCTGATTACGGGCACGCTCATCTTCATTTACCTGCTCTGCAATAATGTCACGAGCACCTTTTAGGGCATCTTCTGCATCTTTAACTTCACCCTTCACAAAAGCTTCGGCCTTTGTAGTTATATCGTTTTCCCTTTGCAAAAGCAATAGGGTAGCCAGGGGTTCAAGTCCCTTCTGACGAGCCACTTCGGCGCGGGTTTTCCTTTTGGGCTTGTAGGGCAAGTAGATATCTTCCAGTTCTGTGTTGTCCCAGCTCTCTTCAATTCTTTTTTTGAGCTCGGGAGCAAGCTTCCCCTGTTCTTCAATAGTGCTTAGTATTGTATCCTTGCGCTTCTTTAACTCGCAAAGTTTATCATATTGTTCCTTAATGTTTCCAATCTGAACTTCATCCAGACCGCCGGTGGCTTCTTTACGATAACGACTTATGAAAGGAATCGTTGCTCCATCGTTAAGCAATGATAATGTGCTGCTTACCTGCTTTAAGGCAATATTGAGCGCCGACGATATCATTTTGTGAAATAACTCCATTTTGTACTTTGTGCTATAAGTTTCTAAGTAACAAAGATACGAAAATTCAGTGAAAAAATAGTTGCTTTTTAGCTAAAAAAAGAGGTACGGTAAATGGAATGGTGAATTTATGCATCTAAATGCTTTGTAATTAAAGTCATAGATGGGTATTAAAAATAGTGAAAAGGTGGTAAAAAGGGCGTGAATAAACAAATAAGAAATATTGTTTATAACCCGTAGTGCATTTGGATAAAAAGAAAAGAAGTTGCTCATTATCAAATAAATGACTATATTTAATTGTCTACCAAACGATTAAATATATGATCAACTTCAATGCAAATTACGGAAAAATATTAGAGATATTGCAACAAATAGAGTCTAAAATGAATTTTCTTAATCAGATTCGTAAACCCAGGTTATCAGATATCGAATTGATTGCTATTGATTTAACCTCAGAATATATGGGTATTGACTCTGAATATCAACTATTCAGGATTCTCCCTGATAAATTGAGTTTAAGGATTGAACGAAGCGTTTATAATAGAAGAAGACGTAAATTATTTTATTTCAAAGAACAGTTGCGTAAACGAATAGTTTTTCAGATTAGTTCGAGCAGGGATTATTTCATAGTAGATAGTATGCCTTTAGAAGTTTGTAAATTAAGTCGCAGTAGACGAGGTGGCATTTGTAGGGAAACTTTTGAAACCTCACCTGATAAAGGTTATTGTGCAACACAACGGATGTATTACTATGGTTATAAACTGCATGCAATATGTACTATTGATGGGGTTTTCTCGGATTTCGACTTAACAAAAGCATCCGTACATGATATTCATTATCTCGAAGATGTTAAGCAGAATCATTATGACTGTACTATTCTGGGAGATAAAGGATATTTGAGTGTTAATTATCAGTTGGATCTATTTGAAGAAAACAACATTAAACTAGAAGTTCCCATGAGAAATAATCAGCATGGGTATGCTAAGCAATATATTGTTTTTAGAAAAGCCAGAAAAAGAATTGAAACGTTATTCTCTCAGTTATGTGATCAGTTTATGATTCGTCGGAATTACGCTAAGTCTTTCAATGGATTTAAAACTAGAATTCATTCGAAAATTATGGCTCTAACTCTTATTCAGCTAATTAATAAATTAAATAATAGAAATATTAATAACATCAAAACATGTATTGCCTAAATGCACTACGGGTTGTTTATAATAAATTATAAACCGGTCAATTTGTTCTTTTTGAATTATAAAAACGTACCGTTGTTTCTAAAAGTGTAATCGTTTTTATTTATATATATATCGCTTCCGATTTATTGGGCAATAAATAAAAATTATAGGCCTATGGTTTTTAGTTTATTGCCCAATAAATTAAATTTATTGCTCAATAATTTAGGATAATTAACCCGTACTTTTGTTGATTTATGGTGCAAATGCATTTTAAATTATTAAATTTGTATTTAAATTCAATGCAATATTTAAAACGATATTTAAAAATGCTCCAGATGAAACGATTAACTATCTCTTTATTACTGATAGTATTTCTCGCAGGAACAATATTGGCACAACCAAAAGAGGTTAGCATAAAACTAATTCATACTTCCGATATTCACGGTAAATTCTTTTCTTATGATTTTATAAGCCGTCAATCTATTGATGGCGGTATGGCCCGTATAAGCTCATACGTTAATGAGCAACGACAGATATATCCCGAACATTTATTGCTTTTAGATGGAGGCGATTTATTGCAAGGACAGCCTTCGGTCTATTATTATAATTATAAAGATACAGTTTCACCTCATCTATGCGCAGATGTGATGAACTATATGAAATATGACGCTATAGCATTGGGCAATCACGATGTGGAAACGGGTCATGCTGTTTTTGATCGCTGGATCAAACAATGTAAGGCTCCTGTTCTTGGTGCTAATGTATTGCGTAAAGATGGCAGTAACTACTTGCTGCCTTATAAAATGTTTGTTGTTGACGGGGTAAAAATCGCTGTGCTGGGTTTGATAACCCCCTCCATACCTGCATGGGTACCTGAAAGCGCCTGGGCTGGATTGCATTTTGAAGATATGGAAATATCTGCCAGATATTGGATGAAAATAATTCGGGAAAAAGAACATCCGGATGTGGTTGTTGGCCTTTTCCACTCGGGCGTAGAACCATATAAAATTAATGGAATGTTTAATGAAAATGCATCTGCTGATGTAGCAAAGAATGTACCTGGATTTGATGTGGTGATGGCGGGGCATGATCATACGCCGTATTGTAAAAAGCTGGTAAATGTTGCCGGCGATTCTGTTCTGGTTATTAATCCCGCCAATGGGGGATTTAGGGTTTCGGATGTTCTATTGAAAGTGAAATTAAAAGGTGGTAAGGTGATTTATAAATGTGCAATAGGTAAGCTGGTTAAAATGAGACATTATGATTCAGATAAAGCTTATTTGGATAACTTTGCTCATCAGATAGAAGTTTCAAAAGCATTTATTTTACACCCTGTTGGAAAAATTGATAAGACTATTTTTCTTCGCGACGTATACTTTGGGTCATCGGCATTTGTTGATCTGATACATTCTATACAATTGGATATAACAGGAGCTGATATCTCTTTTACAGCTCCCTTATCTTTTGATTCTCAGATTACTAAAGGAGAGATAAACATATATGATATGTTTAAGCTTTATGAATTTGAGAATAGGCTTTACACAATTGAACTTTCAGGAGCCGAGATAAAGAAGTATCTGGAAATGTCTTATGGTCTCTGGACTAATCAGATGAAAAGTCCGGATGATCATCTGTTACTACTTAAAAAGAATGATGAAAATAGCTTTAGCTTCGTGAATTACAACTATAATTTTGATTCAGCAGCGGGTATTATCTATACGGTGGATGTAACAAAACCAATAGGGGGAAAAGTGAAAATAAGAAGTCTGGCAAACGGGAAACCTTTTGATATGGCTAAAAAGTATAAAGTGGCTATAAATTCTTATAGAGCTAATGGAGGAGGTGGGTTTCTGACTGCTGGTGCAGGCATTCCCCTGGATTCGCTCAGTAGTAGAATTTTAAAATCGCCAATCAAGGATTTCCGTTCTCTTATGATAGACTGGTTTGAGAAAAAGGGAACAGTTTCGCCACGTGCTTTGAATCAATGGAAATTTATTCCTTGTAAATGGACAAAAAATGCAGCGGAAAGAGATAGAAAATTATTGTTTAAAATAACAGATTAAAATGGCTGAATCAATCAGAATAATAGAAGGAACAAAGGAAGAGATGTATAAAACATTGCTTCCTCAGATAAAGGCATTAATTGAAGACGAAGAAGATTTTATTGCTAATTTATCGAATATCGTTGCTGTATTAAAGGAAACTTTTGGTTTCTTTTGGGTAGGTTTTTATTTTGTGAAAGGAGACGATCTTGTATTAGGTCCTTTTCAAGGACCGATAGCCTGTACCCGCATTAAATATGGCAGAGGTGTGTGTGGCACTGCATGGAAAGAAGCTCGTACACAGATAGTGTCCGATGTGGATGCTTTCCCCGGGCATATAGCATGTAGTTCTCTTTCGCGGTCTGAAATAGTTGTTCCGCTTTTAAACGATGGGGTAGTGTGGGGGGTACTTGATGTTGACAGTACCCAATTAAATACATTCGACGAGACAGATAAACTGTATTTGGAAAAGCTTACTCCTATTCTTTTAAGCTTGTTTTTATCCATAATTCCTTAAATTGTTTTCTGGCCTATAAAAGGCCTCATATAGGAAGCTAATTAGTCTGAATATAAAATTAATAGCCCTTAAAAGCTTGCATTTATACACCTTGCTGTCTTAAATTGATAATAGGATGTATTTTTTATACAAAAAATATAGTTGATTTGACACTTATTTAAAATAAAGTAGTATCTTTGCAACTGTTGAAACATTTGATGACACTCCGACGGTGAGCCAGAATGTACTCCAAAATCAATTTTATCCCAAAAAACTCATTTTATTTACGTCCATACCTAAAGATGAATAAGCTCGTTAATCGTGTGTTTTTCTTAATGTGTCGGGCCAAAAAATAGATTAAAACAAACTTATTTTATACGTATGTATAACATCATTCAATTAAACGACAAAAACCTGTCGGAATTACAATCCATTGCACAAGAACTAGGAATCAAAAAACCGGAATCTTTCAAGAAGGAAGAACTTGTGTACAAAATACTTGATGAACAGGCTATTGCAAGTGCAACTAAAAAAGTGGCTGCTGAAAAAGAAAAAGAAGATCGTCGCGACGATAAGAAGAAACGTTCTCGCATTAATGTTGTGAAAAAGGATACGCCTGATAAGGTTTATACCGCAAACAAAGACAAAGCAGAGAGAGTAGAATCTACAACAACTGCAGCTGTACCGGCACCAGTTGCAGCTGCAAAAAGTGAAAAACCAGTAACAACAGAACAACCAGCTCAGGAAAAAAAGGAACTTTCAGAAAAGCCTGCAAAGAAGAAAGCTCCAAAAGCAAAGAAGCCGGCTCCTAAGAAAACTGAACCAGATGCAGCTCAGGTTGCAAATGCTCAGGTCCCAGTTCAGGCTAGTGCTCAAACTCCGATTGTAAATCCTGTTCCAACTCCAGTCCAGGCTCCTCAGGTAGAACAAGCCGCTCCGGCTGAAGTACCAAAAGAGGCAGAAAGTGCACCAGTTGTCAGAAAGGTGATTAAAAAACCAATTCTTCTTTCTGAGAAAAAAGAAGAAACTCCTGCACCAGCAGAGAAAAGAGAAGAGGCTCCACGTGCTCATAAAGAAGAAGTACTTTTACCAGAAGTGGAACTTCCACTCGATTCTGATGATGATGACTTTATTCCTATTGAGGATATGCCTTCTGAAAAAGTAGAACTGCCTTCTGAGCTTTTAGGAAAATTTGAATCAACCAAGGTTGTTCCTCCTGCACCTCAGCAACAAAGACCACGTGTTCGTCTTCGTGAGAACGAGCAACACAACGTTCCAAAGAGCAAGCCAGTAAATACAAATCAACGTGTTCAGCCTAATCGTCCTGCAGTTGCAGAAGGAGAAGCTGAAATAGCTTCGAAAGCTCCGGAACGCAAAGTTATTGAACGCGAAAAACCTTATGAATTCGATGGCATTTTAACTGGTACAGGCGTATTGGAAATTATGCAGGATGGATATGGTTTCCTTCGTTCTTCAGATTATAATTACCTTTCTTCACCGGATGATATTTATGTATCTCAGTCGCAGATTAAACTGTTCGGGCTGAAAACTGGTGATGTGGTTGATGGTGCTATCCGTCCTCCAAAAGAAGGTGAAAAATACTTTCCACTTGTAAAAGTAGAGAAAATCAATGGTCGTGACCCGGCATTTGTTCGTGATCGCGTTCCTTTTGAACATTTAACTCCTCTTTTCCCGGATGTAAAATTCAAGCTCTGCAAAGGCGGATACAGCGATAACTTATCAACCCGGGTGGTAGATTTATTCTCACCAATTGGAAAAGGACAACGTGGTTTGATCGTTGCACAGCCAAAGACTGGTAAAACTATTCTGTTGAAAGACATTGCAAACGCAATTGCTGCTAATCATCCAGAAGTGTATATGATTGTGTTGCTTATTGACGAACGTCCTGAGGAAGTAACAGACATGGCACGTAGCGTAAATGCTGAGGTTATTGCTTCTACTTTCGATGAACCTGCTGAACGTCACGTAAAGGTTGCCAGCATTGTATTAGAAAAAGCAAAACGTATGGTAGAATGTGGTCACGATGTAGTGATTCTGCTCGACTCAATTACTCGTCTTGCCCGTGCTTACAATACCGTTTCTCCTGCTTCGGGTAAAGTGCTTTCTGGTGGTGTGGATGCCAATGCGCTTCATAAACCAAAACGTTTTTTTGGTGCAGCTCGTAACATTGAAAACGGTGGTTCACTTACCATCCTTGCAACAGCATTGATTGATACCGGTTCTAAGATGGACGAAGTGATTTTTGAAGAATTCAAGGGTACAGGTAACATGGAATTGCAATTAGATCGTAATCTATCCAACAAACGTATCTTCCCAGCTGTTAATATTGTGGCATCAAGCACTCGTCGTGACGACTTGTTACTTGATAAGCAAACCCTTGACCGTATGTGGATCTTACGCAAATACTTGTCGGATATGAATCCTATTGAAGCAATGAACTTTGTGAAAGATCGCTTAGAGAAGACCAGAGATAATGATGAATTCCTGATGAGCATGAACTCTTAATAAAAGAATATATAAAAGGGAAGAGTGAGGAATGCTAATAGTGTGTTCTTCACTCTTTTTTTTGTTGGGTAAAGTTGGGCAGAAGATTTATATAGAGCAAAGTCAAACTTAAAAGAATGTATACTAACAAACAGATTCTAAATGTCAGCTTTCCAATCTTTTTAAGTCTGCTGGCACAAACCATAATTGGTGTAACAGATACCGCTTTCCTTGGCAGAGTAGGAGAAGTGGAGCTGGGAGCATCTACTATGGGCAGTCTGTTTTATATTTGTGTTTTTACCATTGCCTTTGGGTTTAGTACCGGATCTCAAATTATCATTGCCCGCAGAAACGGTGAACAAAGATACAAGGATGTGGGACCTGTGATGATTCAGGGAAGCTTCTTTTTATTGATAATGGCTGTCTTTGTTTTTAGCTTGTCCCGGTTTTTTGCACCCAGCATAATGAGGTTTCTGATTTCGTCCGACAAGATTTTTGATGCTACCATGGCATTCCTTAACTGGCGTGTCTATGGGTTCTTTTTTGCTTTTGTCAATGTTATGTTTCGTGCGCTGTATATCGGTATTACCCGTACCAGAGTACTAACCATTAGTGCAGCAGTAATGGCATTAGTGAATGTAATACTGGCTTATACCCTCATTTTTGGACATTTCGGTTTTCCTAAGATGGGCATTGAGGGAGCAGCAATTGCATCGGTCATTGCTGAGGCTTCTTCAGTCTTGTTCCTCATTGTCTATACGTATATAACAGTAAATTTCAGAAAATACGGATTAACTCAGTTCAGATCTTTTGATGTTGATTTATTGATAAGTGTGTTAAGTATTTCTAGCTTTACCATGATGCAGTATTTTCTTTCCATGGGCACATGGTTCGTCTTTTTTGTGGCAGTGGAACGTTTGGGACAAAGAGAACTGGCAGTGGCTAATATTGTAAGAAGTATTTACGTGGTAATGCTTATCCCAGTAAATGCTCTTTCTACCACAACAAATACACTTGTAAGCAACACCATAGGTGCTGGGGGAGTTAGTCAGGTGATGCAGATAATGAAGAAAATAGCTAAACTGTCTTTCCTTATTGTATTGTCCATTGTGACACTTGCAGCGCTTTTCCCGGAAGCGATATTATCAGTATATACCAATGAAATTGCGCTGATTAAAGAGTCGGTGAACTCCGTTTATGTTATTTCCATAGCAATGTTGGTAGCATCAGTATCCAATGTTTATTTTAATGGTATATCAGGAACAGGAAATACTCGTTCGGCATTGATGCTAGAGGCTTTCACGCTTGTTTTTTATACCGGATATATATTTCTGGTGGCCGTTTATTTCAAGGCTCCGGTCGAGATTTGCTTTGGCATAGAGATACTTTATTATGTACTCTTGTTAATTACCAGCTTTATTTATCTGAAAAAAGCAAATTGGCAGAGTAAAAAGCTCTGAAATATGCAATAATTTTGTATTTTTGCGTCCCTAAACAGGTAATAATAACAATATAAGATATGTTCGATAATTTAAGTGAAAGACTGGAGAGGTCTTTTAAGATTCTGAAAGGTGAAGGAAAAATCACCGAGATCAATGTGGCGGAAACTCTGAAAGATGTGCGTAAAGCCCTCTTAGATGCCGATGTGAACTATAAAGTTGCTAAAACTTTTACAGATACAGTTAAGGATAAGGCTTTGGGACAGAATGTGCTTACAGCAGTGAAACCAAGCCAGTTGATGGTGAAGATTGTTCACGATGAACTTACCGAACTGATGGGTGGTGAAACTGTAGATGTAAATATTAAAGGCACTCCCGCTGTAATCCTGATGTCTGGTTTGCAAGGTTCCGGTAAAACAACCTTCTCTGGTAAGCTTGCAATGATGCTGAAAAACAAACGCGGCAAGAATCCTATGTTGGTTGCCTGTGATGTTTACCGTCCTGCGGCTATCGAACAGTTGCACGTGTTGGGAGAACAAATAGGAGTTCCTGTATACAGTGAAATAGACAGTAAAGATCCTGTTAAGATTGCCCAGAATGCAATTATTGAAGCGCGCTCAAAAGGATATGATCTGGTAATTGTCGATACAGCCGGACGTTTGGCTATTGATGAACAGATGATGAACGAGATTGCTGCTATCAAGGCTGCTATCAAACCGGAAG encodes the following:
- a CDS encoding Tex family protein, coding for MELFHKMISSALNIALKQVSSTLSLLNDGATIPFISRYRKEATGGLDEVQIGNIKEQYDKLCELKKRKDTILSTIEEQGKLAPELKKRIEESWDNTELEDIYLPYKPKRKTRAEVARQKGLEPLATLLLLQRENDITTKAEAFVKGEVKDAEDALKGARDIIAEQVNEDERARNQVRNQFNRQAIITAKVVKGKEEEAAKYQDYFDFSEPLKRCTSHRLLAIRRAEAEGLLKVDISPDDEECTERLERLYVRNNNTCGAQVAEAVKDGYKRLLKPSIETEFSGVSKEMADAEAIRVFAENLRQLLLAPPLGQKRVLGLDPGYRTGCKLVCLDAQGNLLHNEAIYPHPPQNEKLMASKKVTKLVEAYDIQAIAIGNGTASRETEAFVTSLRFDREVQVFVVSENGASIYSASKTARDEFPEYDVTVRGAVSIGRRLMDPLAELVKIDPKSIGVGQYQHDVDQGKLKKSLDQTVENCVNSVGVNLNTASTHLLTYISGLGPQLAQNIVNFRTENGAFNSRKQLMKVPRMGAKAFEQCAGFLRILQAGNPLDNSAVHPESYYIVEQMAKDLNCTVEELIKSKELRSQIKMEKYVSPTVGMPTLNDIMQELEKPGRDPRSTIKVFEFDKNVKTINDLQEGMVLPGIVTNITNFGCFVDVGIKENGLVHISQLADKFVSDPTEIVSIHQQVMVRVESVDLGRKRVQLSMKGIDQ
- a CDS encoding IS982 family transposase, whose product is MESKMNFLNQIRKPRLSDIELIAIDLTSEYMGIDSEYQLFRILPDKLSLRIERSVYNRRRRKLFYFKEQLRKRIVFQISSSRDYFIVDSMPLEVCKLSRSRRGGICRETFETSPDKGYCATQRMYYYGYKLHAICTIDGVFSDFDLTKASVHDIHYLEDVKQNHYDCTILGDKGYLSVNYQLDLFEENNIKLEVPMRNNQHGYAKQYIVFRKARKRIETLFSQLCDQFMIRRNYAKSFNGFKTRIHSKIMALTLIQLINKLNNRNINNIKTCIA
- a CDS encoding 5'-nucleotidase C-terminal domain-containing protein encodes the protein MKRLTISLLLIVFLAGTILAQPKEVSIKLIHTSDIHGKFFSYDFISRQSIDGGMARISSYVNEQRQIYPEHLLLLDGGDLLQGQPSVYYYNYKDTVSPHLCADVMNYMKYDAIALGNHDVETGHAVFDRWIKQCKAPVLGANVLRKDGSNYLLPYKMFVVDGVKIAVLGLITPSIPAWVPESAWAGLHFEDMEISARYWMKIIREKEHPDVVVGLFHSGVEPYKINGMFNENASADVAKNVPGFDVVMAGHDHTPYCKKLVNVAGDSVLVINPANGGFRVSDVLLKVKLKGGKVIYKCAIGKLVKMRHYDSDKAYLDNFAHQIEVSKAFILHPVGKIDKTIFLRDVYFGSSAFVDLIHSIQLDITGADISFTAPLSFDSQITKGEINIYDMFKLYEFENRLYTIELSGAEIKKYLEMSYGLWTNQMKSPDDHLLLLKKNDENSFSFVNYNYNFDSAAGIIYTVDVTKPIGGKVKIRSLANGKPFDMAKKYKVAINSYRANGGGGFLTAGAGIPLDSLSSRILKSPIKDFRSLMIDWFEKKGTVSPRALNQWKFIPCKWTKNAAERDRKLLFKITD
- a CDS encoding GAF domain-containing protein; protein product: MAESIRIIEGTKEEMYKTLLPQIKALIEDEEDFIANLSNIVAVLKETFGFFWVGFYFVKGDDLVLGPFQGPIACTRIKYGRGVCGTAWKEARTQIVSDVDAFPGHIACSSLSRSEIVVPLLNDGVVWGVLDVDSTQLNTFDETDKLYLEKLTPILLSLFLSIIP
- the rho gene encoding transcription termination factor Rho, coding for MYNIIQLNDKNLSELQSIAQELGIKKPESFKKEELVYKILDEQAIASATKKVAAEKEKEDRRDDKKKRSRINVVKKDTPDKVYTANKDKAERVESTTTAAVPAPVAAAKSEKPVTTEQPAQEKKELSEKPAKKKAPKAKKPAPKKTEPDAAQVANAQVPVQASAQTPIVNPVPTPVQAPQVEQAAPAEVPKEAESAPVVRKVIKKPILLSEKKEETPAPAEKREEAPRAHKEEVLLPEVELPLDSDDDDFIPIEDMPSEKVELPSELLGKFESTKVVPPAPQQQRPRVRLRENEQHNVPKSKPVNTNQRVQPNRPAVAEGEAEIASKAPERKVIEREKPYEFDGILTGTGVLEIMQDGYGFLRSSDYNYLSSPDDIYVSQSQIKLFGLKTGDVVDGAIRPPKEGEKYFPLVKVEKINGRDPAFVRDRVPFEHLTPLFPDVKFKLCKGGYSDNLSTRVVDLFSPIGKGQRGLIVAQPKTGKTILLKDIANAIAANHPEVYMIVLLIDERPEEVTDMARSVNAEVIASTFDEPAERHVKVASIVLEKAKRMVECGHDVVILLDSITRLARAYNTVSPASGKVLSGGVDANALHKPKRFFGAARNIENGGSLTILATALIDTGSKMDEVIFEEFKGTGNMELQLDRNLSNKRIFPAVNIVASSTRRDDLLLDKQTLDRMWILRKYLSDMNPIEAMNFVKDRLEKTRDNDEFLMSMNS
- a CDS encoding MATE family efflux transporter, producing the protein MYTNKQILNVSFPIFLSLLAQTIIGVTDTAFLGRVGEVELGASTMGSLFYICVFTIAFGFSTGSQIIIARRNGEQRYKDVGPVMIQGSFFLLIMAVFVFSLSRFFAPSIMRFLISSDKIFDATMAFLNWRVYGFFFAFVNVMFRALYIGITRTRVLTISAAVMALVNVILAYTLIFGHFGFPKMGIEGAAIASVIAEASSVLFLIVYTYITVNFRKYGLTQFRSFDVDLLISVLSISSFTMMQYFLSMGTWFVFFVAVERLGQRELAVANIVRSIYVVMLIPVNALSTTTNTLVSNTIGAGGVSQVMQIMKKIAKLSFLIVLSIVTLAALFPEAILSVYTNEIALIKESVNSVYVISIAMLVASVSNVYFNGISGTGNTRSALMLEAFTLVFYTGYIFLVAVYFKAPVEICFGIEILYYVLLLITSFIYLKKANWQSKKL